A region of Paludisphaera rhizosphaerae DNA encodes the following proteins:
- a CDS encoding efflux RND transporter periplasmic adaptor subunit, whose protein sequence is MAEGSKRSVEAGLRTLFEAGAAVGRSDAELLDVFLEAGGPAAEAAFAAIVERHGPMVWRVCRDVLRESNDADDAFQATFLILARRAREIRKRSALESWLYGTALRVARCARNGAARRRKRDEAAAVREPKPTGVDVDRSDEAIVVHEEVGRLPEKLRSPLLLCYFEGLTHEQAASRLGWPVGTVRSRMAEARDRLRPRLLKRGVGPSAAILAAAGRAQAAAVVPPALASATVQMAIGATAAGTVPAAVAALVEEASWETTVMKLAKLALGLVAAALVGTAGLKYTAMAERPQDAAEAAQPPRGEPITVAVVESKPVTIAERYVGRIESHHHIEVRAPQSGYLEAIPIKAGQTVKQGDLLFQLGSVENGGRPDAAKGSKAVSILALFDGMIGDLPRQQGSFVREGETLASLFDNSRVRVAFNVPEARYLQEMRETAEAKEARKIELLLSGDRKFPQPGKLVSQDARFNAETGTIPFYAEFSNPDRLLRDGQSGVVSISWVETDAITIPQRATRETRNSRYVYVVDKDGVTHRREIDVRAEVDELFVVQKGLEAGERIVVDGVRQVVDGKKVER, encoded by the coding sequence TTGGCTGAAGGCAGCAAACGATCGGTGGAGGCGGGGCTTCGGACGTTGTTCGAGGCCGGGGCCGCCGTGGGCCGATCCGACGCCGAGCTGCTCGACGTCTTCCTCGAGGCGGGCGGGCCGGCCGCCGAGGCGGCCTTCGCGGCGATCGTGGAGAGGCACGGGCCGATGGTCTGGCGAGTCTGTCGCGACGTCCTCCGCGAGTCGAACGACGCCGACGACGCGTTCCAGGCGACGTTCCTGATCCTCGCCCGACGCGCCCGGGAGATCCGCAAGCGATCGGCGCTCGAATCGTGGCTCTACGGCACGGCCCTTCGCGTGGCTCGTTGCGCTCGCAACGGGGCGGCTCGCAGACGCAAGCGGGACGAGGCCGCGGCCGTTCGGGAGCCGAAGCCGACCGGGGTGGACGTCGACCGCTCCGACGAGGCGATCGTCGTCCACGAGGAGGTCGGAAGGCTTCCGGAGAAGCTCCGCTCCCCGCTCCTGCTCTGCTACTTCGAGGGCCTCACGCACGAGCAGGCCGCGAGCCGGCTCGGCTGGCCGGTCGGGACCGTCCGGAGCCGCATGGCCGAGGCGCGCGACCGGCTCCGGCCGAGGCTCCTGAAGCGAGGCGTCGGCCCTTCAGCCGCGATTCTGGCGGCTGCGGGCCGGGCTCAGGCTGCGGCCGTCGTGCCGCCGGCGCTGGCCTCGGCCACGGTCCAGATGGCGATCGGGGCGACGGCCGCCGGGACGGTCCCGGCCGCTGTCGCCGCCCTGGTGGAAGAGGCGTCCTGGGAGACGACCGTCATGAAGCTCGCGAAGCTCGCGCTGGGCCTGGTCGCCGCCGCGCTCGTCGGAACGGCCGGCCTGAAGTACACGGCGATGGCGGAGCGGCCGCAAGACGCCGCTGAGGCCGCCCAACCTCCCAGGGGCGAACCGATCACCGTCGCCGTCGTCGAGTCGAAGCCCGTTACGATCGCCGAGCGATACGTCGGTCGGATCGAGTCGCACCATCACATCGAGGTCCGCGCTCCGCAGTCAGGCTATCTGGAGGCGATCCCGATCAAGGCGGGCCAGACGGTCAAGCAGGGCGATCTGCTGTTTCAACTCGGCTCGGTCGAGAACGGAGGAAGGCCCGACGCCGCGAAGGGGAGCAAGGCCGTCTCCATCCTGGCCCTGTTCGACGGCATGATCGGCGATCTCCCCCGCCAGCAGGGGAGCTTCGTCCGCGAGGGCGAGACCCTGGCGAGCCTCTTCGACAACAGCCGGGTCCGGGTCGCTTTCAACGTCCCCGAGGCCCGGTACCTCCAGGAAATGCGCGAGACGGCCGAGGCGAAGGAGGCCCGCAAGATCGAGCTGCTCCTGTCCGGCGACCGCAAGTTCCCTCAGCCTGGCAAGCTCGTCTCCCAGGACGCCCGGTTCAACGCCGAGACCGGAACCATCCCCTTCTACGCGGAGTTCTCGAACCCGGACCGCCTGCTGCGAGACGGCCAGTCCGGCGTCGTGTCGATCAGTTGGGTCGAAACCGACGCGATCACCATCCCCCAGCGGGCGACCCGTGAAACCCGCAACAGTCGCTACGTCTACGTCGTCGACAAGGACGGCGTCACCCATCGCCGCGAGATCGACGTCCGGGCCGAGGTGGACGAACTGTTCGTCGTCCAGAAGGGCCTCGAAGCGGGCGAGCGGATCGTCGTCGACGGAGTCCGGCAGGTCGTGGACGGTAAGAAGGTGGAGCGCTGA